ATTCTCAATCCTTTCTTTTTCAATATTTATCAATATCTTTTTTATTTTTTTTATTTCCTTTCTCCAAGTATAATCCAACGAAAATTTTGGCATTCATGTTGCAATCCTGGGGACGAACTGTCCGATACGTCTTACCCCAGGAGGACCAAGATGAATTTACTGAGCCAGAATATGAACCTCTCTCCATCGGAAAGACATTGGCTTCCCTTGTTCGGAAAAACCGGAAAAATCCGCATGAGCCTCTCCTGTTTTTTGAACCGGGAGAGTTATTCCGTGGTCGAAGCCATCTTCGACGGGATTTCCGAGACACGTGTGAAACTACTCAAAGACTGGGCGGAGAAGAACTGGCTTTTCTTGTCCGCCCTTGCGGAGGAAGTTGCTCCCTCCATGGAGGAGGGGCCAGGAGATATTCTGAAGGATGCCCATCTTCGCCTTCCCGAGTTTTCCGAGCTGTTTGCTGTCGACCGGAGGGGAGAGGTCCTTGCCTCGACCTTTCTCTCACGAATCCATCAACCCGGTCTGCCGGACAAGGTGCTGGAAGAGGCCCTCTGTGCCCCTTTCCTTTACGGTCCCTATATCGATCCGGACACGGAGAAGCTGGGTCCGACAACAAGCCGGTTTCATGACGCCGTCACCCTGATGTTCTGCCAGCCCATTCGCTGGAAAAGCCAAACAATCGGCGTCCTGTGCGGACGGATGCCCAATGATGTCATGAGCGACCTGATCCAGCGGGAGGCCGGACATATCTTTCCCGAATCGGGAGACAACTATATTTTCATGGCTGATTCCCGTTTCGACCCGTCTCTCCGACCCGGAGTCGCTCTTTCCCGGTCCCGATTTGAAGACAATACGTTTTCATTCGGAGAAAACCTGAAAGGAGGGGTCCGGACCCGATGGGGAACCGTCCGGGTGGAACATCACACCGAATTCGAACTGGTGTTCAACGACCCGGCGACAGGCCAACTTCATCCCGGTGTCCGTGAGACAATTCGAAAAGGGCAGAATATGTTTGTCATGTATCCGGGGTATTCCGATTACCGGCATGTTCCCGTCATCGGAAAGGGGGTTCTGTTCCAGCTCCCGGGCTCCCCGGACCGGTGGGGAATGATGTGCGAGGGAGACCTGGAAGAAGTCTACAGGAAAAGAACAATCCGTTTCAGACTTCTGCGTCTCTTTCTTTTGGTTATTGGAGTTGTATGGGGCGGAAATCTTCTCCTCGAACATCTTCCTGGAATCCCGTTGTGGAAGGCGGAACTTTTGACCGTCCCCTTTTTTCTGGGAGCCATTTTCTTTTTTTACCGATTCGGCCTGCGCCCTCTTTCGCGAAGAATTTCAGAGATGACGGACGTCATTCGCACGCTGGCAGAAGGGGGCGGAAACCTCCGTCAAAGGTTGGACGTCAAACTGTTCCGGGAGGATGAGACCGGGGAAATGGGCAAATGGATCAACAGTTTTGTCGACAACCTCGACGGAATAGTCGGCCAGGTGATCCGGACATCCCATCTGGTCGAGGAGACAAACAAGACAATGGTGGCACGGAATAACGCCGCCAGCCAGGCTTCTTTGGAGCTTGGAACAGCCATCGATTCGATGCTCAATTCCCTCAAAGACCAGATATCCATGATTGAAGGTGCTTCCCGGTCGGCGTTCGAGCTGAGGTCGCTGATGAAAAACATCATGGAGTCCTCCGGACAACAGTTGGAAACCGTAAGGGAGAGAACGAGGGGTATTCGCCTGTCAATCAACCAAACAACGTCCTCTATCGAATCGTTGCAAAAAAGTACCGGAGAGATCGGAAAAATCGTTGAGTCCATCCAGTCCATCGCCGATCAGACCAATCTCTTGGCCCTCAACGCAGCCATTGAAGCCGCAAGAGCCGGAAGTGAGGGGAGAGGATTTGCGGTCGTCGC
The sequence above is drawn from the Leptospirillum ferriphilum ML-04 genome and encodes:
- a CDS encoding methyl-accepting chemotaxis protein, encoding MNLLSQNMNLSPSERHWLPLFGKTGKIRMSLSCFLNRESYSVVEAIFDGISETRVKLLKDWAEKNWLFLSALAEEVAPSMEEGPGDILKDAHLRLPEFSELFAVDRRGEVLASTFLSRIHQPGLPDKVLEEALCAPFLYGPYIDPDTEKLGPTTSRFHDAVTLMFCQPIRWKSQTIGVLCGRMPNDVMSDLIQREAGHIFPESGDNYIFMADSRFDPSLRPGVALSRSRFEDNTFSFGENLKGGVRTRWGTVRVEHHTEFELVFNDPATGQLHPGVRETIRKGQNMFVMYPGYSDYRHVPVIGKGVLFQLPGSPDRWGMMCEGDLEEVYRKRTIRFRLLRLFLLVIGVVWGGNLLLEHLPGIPLWKAELLTVPFFLGAIFFFYRFGLRPLSRRISEMTDVIRTLAEGGGNLRQRLDVKLFREDETGEMGKWINSFVDNLDGIVGQVIRTSHLVEETNKTMVARNNAASQASLELGTAIDSMLNSLKDQISMIEGASRSAFELRSLMKNIMESSGQQLETVRERTRGIRLSINQTTSSIESLQKSTGEIGKIVESIQSIADQTNLLALNAAIEAARAGSEGRGFAVVAEEVRKLAERTSSLTEEIRVMIRNVQEEAKDAVQIMESSMNSIQEGLSLAEKSSSDPSRIESAVQNMLDTIEKIARTSEAHSRTTRETAKITGEMRFTVKSLENSVEKVRFATGQLKRLAGQFQTSFS